A single window of Deltaproteobacteria bacterium DNA harbors:
- the metK gene encoding methionine adenosyltransferase has product MGMTDFLFTSESVTEGHPDKVADQISDAILDAIIAEDPKGRVACETLVTTGLAMIAGEITTSCYVHMPDIVRQTIKEIGYNDSSMGFDWETCAVISSIDRQSPDIALGVDERPDHEQGAGDQGLMIGYACNETPEMMPMPILFAHRLTARMAEVRKKNILDFLRPDGKSQVTIQYVNGKAIRADAVVLAAQHTPEVKYSTLREGLIEEVIKKVIPGEYLDKNTKYFINSTGRFVIGGPKCDCGMTGRKIIVDTYGGWGSHGGGAFSGKDPSKVDRSGSYMARYVAKNIVAAGLADKVEVQIAYAIGVAEPVSVMIDTNGTWKIPPDDIAKLVREHFDLRPAPIIRYLNLLRPIYKKTACCGHFGRNDPDFTWERTDMAEKLRKAAKL; this is encoded by the coding sequence ATGGGAATGACGGACTTTCTTTTCACTTCCGAATCGGTCACCGAGGGCCATCCGGATAAAGTAGCCGATCAAATTTCGGATGCCATTTTAGACGCCATCATCGCCGAGGACCCAAAGGGCAGGGTCGCCTGTGAAACCTTGGTTACGACAGGGTTAGCCATGATCGCCGGCGAGATAACCACTTCCTGCTACGTGCATATGCCCGACATTGTCCGGCAGACCATCAAAGAAATTGGCTACAACGACTCGTCCATGGGGTTTGACTGGGAGACTTGCGCGGTGATAAGTTCCATCGACCGGCAATCGCCGGACATTGCCTTGGGGGTGGATGAGCGGCCGGATCATGAACAGGGCGCCGGGGATCAAGGCCTGATGATCGGGTATGCCTGCAATGAGACCCCGGAGATGATGCCCATGCCCATCCTCTTCGCCCACCGGCTGACCGCCCGGATGGCTGAGGTGCGCAAAAAGAATATTCTGGATTTTCTCCGGCCAGATGGAAAATCCCAGGTGACCATTCAATACGTCAACGGGAAAGCCATCCGGGCGGATGCAGTGGTTCTGGCCGCCCAACACACACCCGAAGTGAAATACTCTACCTTGCGGGAAGGTTTGATCGAAGAGGTCATCAAAAAAGTCATTCCGGGTGAATACTTGGACAAAAACACAAAATATTTTATCAATTCCACTGGGCGATTCGTAATCGGCGGGCCGAAATGTGATTGCGGAATGACAGGAAGAAAGATCATCGTAGATACGTATGGCGGATGGGGCAGTCACGGCGGGGGAGCCTTTTCGGGCAAGGATCCTTCCAAGGTGGACCGCAGCGGTTCCTATATGGCCCGGTATGTAGCCAAAAATATTGTCGCCGCAGGGTTGGCCGATAAAGTTGAGGTTCAAATCGCTTACGCCATCGGCGTGGCTGAACCTGTTTCGGTAATGATCGACACCAATGGAACCTGGAAGATTCCACCGGATGACATTGCCAAGCTTGTCCGGGAGCATTTTGACCTTCGGCCTGCTCCGATTATTCGTTACCTCAACTTATTACGCCCCATCTACAAGAAGACCGCCTGCTGCGGCCATTTCGGCCGCAACGACCCCGACTTCACCTGGGAACGGACCGACATGGCGGAGAAGCTCAGGAAAGCCGCTAAACTTTAA
- the lptG gene encoding LPS export ABC transporter permease LptG produces the protein MKIIPRYLAREFTQNFFLGLGAFSTIYLVVEFFERINAFLYNKATVELMGAYFLNKIPSIVFQVAPASILLSSIITLGLMSRHNEILAMKSGGISLRRITFSILGVVIILYFILLGMNEFIVPSANQNVRMLRNLIIHKKKPMAAFKQNQIWIHSHQAIYNIQLYHPEKDFLEGVTFYRFDQNFRIIERIDARSARWQDGRWIFSDASVTHFASEGFPVRKKYPELTLTLPETPSDFRIAEKNPDEMNYRELKEYVHKIEHGGYNSTKYRCAMHAIFSYPFIGVIMAFLGIPIALRKERGAGVALGVGFSILISFAYLVAFSLSLELGKAGTIPPFLSAWLGNFIFALVGVYLFLSVRH, from the coding sequence ATGAAAATTATTCCCCGCTATTTGGCTAGGGAATTTACCCAAAATTTTTTCTTGGGTTTGGGAGCCTTCAGTACTATTTATCTGGTTGTTGAGTTTTTTGAACGAATTAACGCCTTCCTCTACAACAAAGCCACCGTAGAGTTGATGGGGGCTTATTTCTTGAACAAAATTCCTTCCATTGTCTTCCAAGTGGCTCCGGCTTCGATTTTACTTTCTTCCATTATTACCCTTGGCCTCATGTCCCGGCATAATGAGATCTTGGCCATGAAATCTGGGGGCATTAGCCTGCGGCGGATCACTTTTTCCATCCTGGGGGTAGTAATCATTCTTTATTTCATCCTTTTGGGAATGAACGAGTTTATCGTGCCTTCAGCCAATCAAAATGTCCGCATGCTCCGGAATCTCATTATCCACAAAAAGAAACCGATGGCCGCTTTTAAGCAAAATCAGATCTGGATTCACAGCCACCAGGCCATCTACAATATCCAGCTTTACCATCCGGAAAAGGATTTCCTGGAAGGTGTCACTTTTTACCGTTTCGATCAGAACTTCCGCATCATTGAGAGGATCGATGCCCGCAGTGCCCGTTGGCAAGATGGCCGTTGGATCTTCTCTGATGCTTCTGTGACCCATTTTGCTTCCGAGGGATTTCCTGTCCGCAAAAAATATCCCGAACTCACCCTTACTTTGCCGGAGACCCCTAGTGATTTCCGCATTGCCGAAAAAAATCCTGACGAGATGAACTACCGCGAGCTAAAAGAATATGTGCACAAAATCGAGCACGGGGGATACAATTCCACCAAATACCGCTGCGCCATGCACGCCATCTTTTCGTATCCTTTCATCGGCGTAATCATGGCCTTTCTGGGGATTCCCATCGCTTTAAGGAAAGAACGGGGGGCCGGAGTTGCTTTGGGAGTAGGTTTCAGTATCCTGATCAGTTTTGCTTACCTGGTCGCTTTCTCTCTCAGCCTGGAGTTAGGTAAGGCAGGAACCATTCCGCCATTCCTCTCTGCTTGGCTGGGGAATTTCATTTTTGCGCTGGTCGGAGTTTATCTTTTCCTTTCCGTCCGCCATTGA
- a CDS encoding deoxyguanosinetriphosphate triphosphohydrolase — translation MMSIRKMLEEREKKFLSPFAQLSSESRGRKILEDECSIRPAFQHDRDRIIHSKSFRRLKHKTQVFLTPTGDHYRTRLTHTLEVSQIARTLAKALALNEDLTEAIALGHDLGHTPFGHAGEEILNEICPGGFHHAAQSLRVVDFLEKDGKGLNLTFEVRDGILKHSKGKGDVIPEDPEDAPCTYEGRLVRIADIIAYINHDIDDAMRAELISPQDIPRDCVERLGESHGQRIDSMVRDILEQAQDSDPLKIGLSEGAMEATVKLRNFLYDRVYNLPEVHGDFIKSAKIIRELHAYFLERKEEFRKEAGEAFAHEPVERAILDFIAGMTDRYAIKLYEKIFLPQPWLII, via the coding sequence ATGATGTCGATCCGCAAGATGCTTGAAGAGAGGGAAAAGAAATTTTTATCGCCCTTTGCCCAGCTTAGCTCCGAGAGTCGGGGAAGAAAGATCTTGGAGGATGAATGCAGCATCCGGCCCGCCTTCCAGCACGACCGCGACCGGATCATCCACTCCAAATCCTTCCGCCGCCTCAAGCATAAAACCCAGGTTTTTTTAACACCCACCGGCGACCATTATCGCACCCGCCTTACTCATACTCTGGAAGTCTCCCAGATAGCCCGCACCTTGGCCAAGGCCCTTGCTCTGAATGAAGACCTCACCGAAGCCATCGCCCTGGGACACGACCTTGGACACACTCCTTTTGGCCATGCCGGTGAAGAGATCCTTAACGAGATCTGCCCGGGAGGATTTCATCATGCGGCCCAGAGTTTAAGGGTGGTTGACTTCCTGGAAAAAGACGGGAAAGGCCTGAATTTAACTTTTGAGGTCCGCGACGGAATTCTTAAGCACTCCAAAGGCAAAGGGGATGTAATCCCGGAGGACCCGGAGGACGCACCATGCACATACGAGGGGAGACTGGTACGCATCGCGGATATCATTGCCTACATCAATCATGATATTGATGATGCCATGCGCGCCGAATTGATTTCTCCCCAGGATATCCCACGAGATTGCGTGGAGCGCCTGGGAGAATCCCACGGGCAGAGAATCGATTCCATGGTGCGGGACATCCTGGAGCAAGCCCAGGATTCCGATCCATTGAAGATCGGCTTGAGCGAGGGGGCAATGGAGGCTACGGTGAAACTCAGAAATTTCCTGTACGACCGAGTCTATAACCTGCCGGAGGTGCACGGGGATTTCATCAAGTCGGCCAAAATCATCCGGGAACTCCATGCCTATTTTTTAGAAAGGAAAGAAGAATTCCGGAAAGAAGCGGGGGAAGCGTTTGCCCATGAGCCGGTCGAGCGGGCCATTTTGGATTTCATCGCTGGAATGACGGATCGTTACGCCATCAAACTTTATGAAAAAATCTTCCTTCCTCAACCCTGGTTGATTATTTGA
- the ahcY gene encoding adenosylhomocysteinase: MDYDIKDLSLAEKGKLRVEWAVKSMPVLQLIQKQFAKEKPLKGIRLAACLHVTTETAALMQTLQAGGAELRLCASNPLSTQDDVAAFLAKDLEIPVFAIKREDNQTYYKHIYSVLNLKPTITMDDGADLVSILHSERKDLLTGIIGGTEETTTGVIRLRAMAEKGVLQYPIIAVNDANTKHFFDNRYGTGQSTIDGIIRATNRLLAGSVFVVCGYGWCGRGVAMRAQGMGANLVITEVDPLKALEAVMDGFRVMPMSEAAPLGDIFCTLTGNIQVIREEHFLQMKDGAIVANSGHFNVEIDLTALERLSQGKRLIRDFVEEFSLKNGKKIYLLGEGRLINLAAAEGHPPSVMDMSFANQALSAEFLVQSRGTLQKKVHGVPQAIDQEIARLKLESMGIRIDRITDSQKKYLSSWEVGT; encoded by the coding sequence GTGGACTACGACATCAAAGACCTAAGTTTGGCAGAGAAAGGCAAACTGAGGGTTGAGTGGGCGGTAAAATCCATGCCCGTTCTTCAACTCATCCAAAAGCAGTTTGCCAAGGAGAAACCTTTGAAGGGAATCCGCTTGGCAGCCTGCTTGCATGTAACGACTGAGACCGCGGCCTTAATGCAGACGTTGCAAGCGGGTGGAGCCGAGTTGAGGCTGTGTGCCTCCAATCCACTCAGTACCCAGGATGATGTGGCTGCTTTCCTGGCCAAAGATCTGGAAATCCCAGTCTTTGCCATAAAAAGAGAAGACAACCAGACCTATTATAAGCATATCTACTCCGTTTTGAACCTTAAACCGACGATAACCATGGATGATGGGGCTGACCTGGTATCCATTCTGCATTCCGAGAGGAAAGACCTTTTAACGGGAATAATCGGGGGCACGGAAGAGACCACAACGGGCGTCATCCGTCTGCGGGCCATGGCCGAGAAGGGGGTATTGCAGTACCCGATTATCGCCGTCAATGATGCCAACACCAAACATTTTTTCGACAACCGTTATGGCACCGGCCAGTCAACGATTGACGGGATCATTCGGGCGACCAATCGATTGCTGGCCGGAAGTGTCTTCGTTGTCTGTGGCTATGGGTGGTGTGGGAGAGGAGTAGCCATGCGTGCTCAGGGGATGGGTGCCAATTTGGTCATTACCGAGGTGGACCCGCTGAAGGCCTTAGAGGCCGTGATGGATGGATTCCGGGTCATGCCCATGTCTGAAGCTGCTCCCCTCGGGGATATTTTTTGCACCCTTACCGGCAATATTCAGGTCATCCGGGAAGAACATTTCCTCCAGATGAAAGATGGGGCCATTGTAGCCAACTCCGGACATTTCAACGTGGAGATTGACCTTACTGCTTTAGAACGCCTTTCCCAGGGAAAACGCCTCATCCGAGATTTCGTGGAGGAATTCAGCCTCAAGAACGGCAAGAAGATCTATCTTCTAGGCGAAGGGAGGCTGATTAATTTGGCCGCGGCTGAGGGCCATCCTCCCAGCGTCATGGATATGAGTTTCGCTAACCAGGCGCTATCTGCGGAATTTTTAGTGCAATCGCGGGGAACACTGCAGAAGAAAGTCCATGGTGTCCCCCAAGCCATTGATCAGGAAATTGCCCGGTTGAAACTGGAGTCAATGGGAATCCGGATCGATAGGATCACGGATTCGCAGAAGAAGTACCTCAGTTCCTGGGAGGTGGGAACATAA